Sequence from the Hamadaea flava genome:
CGCGAGGACCTGAAGCTGGCCGAGGCGTGGGACGACCCGGACGGCAGCCAGGCCGCCGAGGTGCGCTGGTGGACAGCCGTCGCCCAGTTCTCCCAGTACCCTCCACCGGCTCGGCCTGTGCTCGGCCAGACAGCGGCGAGCACCTCGTGACGCCGAGCCAGGCGCATTCGATCTATCGCGATCTGGTGTTGTCGCGGCTGCCGGCTGATATGAGGGTCGGGTTCTTCCTGGCGTTCTGTCGCACCTTCGGGGTGGCGTCGATCGGCGGGCTACTGGCCTCGACCGGGCAGACGATCGAGCACGCCCGCCGGCGTGCCGCAGGCACCCGCGACACGATGTACGCCTTGTTCCGGCATGGCTTCGACGAACCGGAAGGAGCCGCCGCCGTGCAGCGGCTCAATCGGGTGCACAGCCGGTTCGCTATATCCAACGACGACCACCGGTATGTACTGGGTTGTCTGGCGGTTGTGCCGACCCGGTTCGCCGGCAGGTTCGGCCTGCGCGCGCTGACAGGTGAGGAGATCACCGCCACGCACGTGTTCTATCGGCATCTGGCCGGGTTGATGGGCATCGAGTCGGTCCCCGACACCTACGAGGGATTCGAAGCGTGGTTCGACGCGTATGACCGCGATCATCTGGTTGCTCACCCGGCGGCCGGGCCACTGGTGTCGGTCAGTCGTCGGCTTCTGGTGCATCGGGTGCCGTCCCCGCTGCGGCCGCTGGCGGTGCGTTTTATCGACGCGGTCCTCGGTGAACGTCTTCGTGCCGCCGCCAGCATCGACCGG
This genomic interval carries:
- a CDS encoding oxygenase MpaB family protein; protein product: MTPSQAHSIYRDLVLSRLPADMRVGFFLAFCRTFGVASIGGLLASTGQTIEHARRRAAGTRDTMYALFRHGFDEPEGAAAVQRLNRVHSRFAISNDDHRYVLGCLAVVPTRFAGRFGLRALTGEEITATHVFYRHLAGLMGIESVPDTYEGFEAWFDAYDRDHLVAHPAAGPLVSVSRRLLVHRVPSPLRPLAVRFIDAVLGERLRAAASIDRPGWPVRASLQGMVRLRRLLPPATTAAVISPR